One window of the Hippoglossus hippoglossus isolate fHipHip1 chromosome 9, fHipHip1.pri, whole genome shotgun sequence genome contains the following:
- the LOC117767733 gene encoding serine/threonine-protein kinase pim-1-like encodes MDLAEFDLSCHTVQAGRPKSGKTKRNNGGPDCNVHDNESVSPSVDSATNSNHSSQPPEGSSRYVETGDWSQISKKRKFTADGEEERKKKGSDELRETSEDSANQRANLDAKYLELSPLGKGGCGSVFAGYRKEDHLQVAIKHIPKENHCRQVCLNGKKLPAEVAIMLKLAAKKDGSAGMAAPVELLDWYELGHELILVQERPLTAVDLFQYVEDSGGSLQQGEAKNITKQLVDALISLEERQVFHRDIKMENILIETGSTVPQIRLIDFGLSMIGKQDSVHSKFCGTREYIPPEWYSSSTYTAGPTTVWQLGIVLFEMLHKNVAFSTKRFMRNRQRISWRLSETCKNFLQLCLKMDPQVRATLTKLQLHLWLR; translated from the exons ATGGACTTGGCAGAGTTTGATCTTTCCTGTCATACGGTCCAGGCTGGACGGCCTAAAAGTGGAAAGACTAAAAGGAATAATGGAGGACCTGACTGTAATGTGCATGACAATGAGTCAGTGTCCCCCTCAGTGGACAGTGCCACTAACAGCA ATCACAGCAGTCAGCCTCCCGAAGGCTCAAGCAGATATGTGGAGACTGGTGATTGGAGCCAAATAAGCAAAAAGAGGAAGTTCACTGctgatggagaggaagaaagaaagaaaaaggggagTGATGAACTGAGAGAGACCTCGGAGGACTCAGCCAACCAAAGAGCCAACTTAGATGCCAAATACTTGGAGCTGAGCCCGCTTGGCAAAGGAGGATGTGGATCTGTGTTTGCTGGCTACCGTAAAGAAGATCACTTGCAAGTCGCGATCAAACACATACCAAAGGAAAATCACTGCAGACAAGTGTGTCTAAATGGGAAGAAGCTCCCTGCAGAGGTGGCCATAATGCTAAAATTAGCAGCTAAAAAAGATGGCTCTGCGGGGATGGCAGCGCCAGTAGAATTACTCGACTGGTATGAACTGGGACATGAGTTGATACTGGTGCAGGAGAGACCTCTCACTGCTGTGGACCTTTTCCAATACGTAGAGGACAGCGGAGGGTCTTTACAGCAGGGGGAGGccaaaaacataacaaaacagtTGGTGGACGCACTTATTTCACTGGAGGAGAGGCAAGTCTTTCACCGGGACATCAAAATGGAGAACATCTTGATTGAGACAGGCTCAACTGTCCCGCAGATTCGCCTCATTGATTTTGGGCTGAGCATGATTGGGAAACAGGACTCAGTTCATAGCAAATTCTGTGGCACCAGAGAGTACATCCCTCCTGAGTGGTACAGCTCCTCGACCTACACCGCTGGTCCAACCACAGTGTGGCAGCTTGGGATTGTCCTCTTTGAAATGCTCCACAAAAATGTTGCATTTTCCACCAAAAGATTTATGAGAAATAGACAGAGAATCAGCTGGCGACTGTCCGAAACCTGCAAGAACTTCCTCCAGCTGTGTCTGAAGATGGACCCTCAGGTGCGGGCCACCCTGACAAAGCTACAGCTTCACCTTTGGCTGAGATGA
- the cds2 gene encoding phosphatidate cytidylyltransferase 2, with product MTEVRHRGARDTEPPQLQPSEDKGSDSELKGEKDVGSDTETKVDSGVPKVAVPSDDTPEVLNKALSGLSSRWKNWWVRGILTLAMISFFFFIIYLGPMVLMMIVLCVQIKCFHEIITIGYSVYHSYHLPWFRTLSWYFLLCVNYFFYGETVTDYFFSLVQREEPLRILSKYHRFISFALYLTGFCMFVLSLVKKHYRLQFYMFGWTHVTLLIVVTQSHLIIHNLFEGMIWFIVPISCVICNDIMAYMFGFFFGRTPLIKLSPKKTWEGFIGGLFATIVFGIMFSYVMAGYRYFVCPVEFNNDSNRFQVDCEPSDLFQLQVYALPAILESFTGWTTVRLYPFQIHSIALSSFASIMGPFGGFFASGFKRAFKIKDFANTIPGHGGIMDRFDCQYLMATFVNVYIASFIRGPNPSKVIQQLLALRPDQQLSIFNSLKAHLTEKGLLPALGGAAA from the exons ATGACGGAGGTGAGGCACCGAGGAGCCAGAGACACCGAGCCGCCACAGCTGCAGCCCTCAGAGGACAAG ggttcAGACAGTGAGCTGAAGGGGGAAAAAGATGTGGGTTCAGACACTGAGACCAAGGTGGACTCAGGGGTCCCAAAGGTGGCTGTTCCTTCTGATGACACCCCAGAGGTTCTAAACAAGGCCCTGTCTGGACTCTCCTCGAG ATGGAAGAACTGGTGGGTACGAGGCATCCTCACACTGGCCAtgatctccttttttttcttcatcatctacCTGGGCCCCATGGTGCTTATGATGATT GTCCTCTGCGTTCAGATCAAGTGCTTCCATGAAATCATTACCATCGGTTACAGTGTCTACCACTCGTACCACCTGCCCTGGTTCAGGACGTTGAGCTG GTACTTCCTGCTGTGTGTAAACTACTTCTTTTATGGTGAGACCGTGACAGATTACTTCTTCTCACTGGTGCAAAGGGAGGAGCCACTTCGCATCCTCAGCAAATACCACCGCTTCATCTCGTTCGCCCTCTACCTCACAG GTTTCTGCATGTTTGTGCTGAGTTTGGTGAAGAAACACTACCGCCTTCAGTTCTACATG TTTGGTTGGACCCATGTGACTCTGCTGATTGTGGTGACTCAGTCTCACCTTATCATTCACAACCTGTTTGAGGGGATGATCTG GTTCATTGTTCCAATTTCCTGTGTGATCTGTAACGACATTATGGCGTACATGTTTGGTTTCTTCTTTGGCCGCACACCGCTCATCAAG CTGTCCCCTAAGAAGACGTGGGAGGGATTTATTGGAGGACTCTTCGCCACCATTGTGTTTGGTATCATG TTCTCCTATGTGATGGCTGGCTACCGCTACTTTGTGTGTCCAGTGGAGTTCAACAACGACtccaacagattccaggtggactgtgaaCCATCTGACCTGTTCCAGCTGCAGGTCTACGCCCTGCCTGCCATCCTGGAGTCTTTCACTGGATGG ACCACCGTGCGCCTCTACCCATTCCAGATCCACAGCATTGCGCTCTCTTCATTTGCCTCCATCATGGGACCCTTCGGTGGCTTCTTTGCCAGCGGCTTCAAGAGGGCCTTCAAGATCAAG GATTTTGCCAACACTATCCCGGGTCATGGAGGCATTATGGACAGATTCGACTGCCAGTACCTCATGGCCACATTTGTTAATGTCTACATTGCCAGCTTCATCAG GGGCCCCAACCCCAGCAAGGTGATCCAGCAGCTCCTGGCCCTCCGACCAGATCAGCAGCTCTCCATATTCAACTCCCTGAAGGCTCACCTGACGGAGAAGGGCCTGCTGCCGGCGCTGGGGGGGGCCGCCGCCTAG
- the arhgap25 gene encoding rho GTPase-activating protein 25: MSLKLPRNWDFSTFKAETGRIARSRTVVPGEGGTGPGSPRSPRSMERPLKAGWLKKQQRSLVKNWQQRYFVLRGSTLTYHKDDKETTVQGVIQLRICKVNELPPNSDDPGKYLFEIIPRKTGDRERGPYVFMANSQSDMEEWVRSIRRVIGLPTSGVFGKSLMDTVTYEQRFGPHMVPILVQKCVEFIKEHGLNEEGIFRLPGQDNAVKQFRDAFDAGERPSFPSDTDVHTVASLLKLYLRELPEPVVPWTQYQDFLDCTNQLDCSNTDAWEKLEKQISLLPRINYNLLSYVCRFLFEVQQHSKVNKMNVENLATVMGINLLKPQMEDPIDVMKATPQIQKLMTVMIRQHETLFPVSKDVLPSPPSKKAESQKNTPRSFVGWESAEMGDASLSESPEEEEDADSPGPDKGNCSSQIQVLHSTDDWHGSPRKRTQTLPTFTCPLTGMAAKADALNRWSRIQEVVEEKSETLSEDIFRILDLRSSGSLFGGSQLSKKKGEPTLTSRRGSDSTGSSKDVSQKPDTESHPTKVLSHQKSVETLPVGGSGQEVDSKTELKKDDQPLIDSVQQKNQELKASVAELQSALEAERRRVAALEICLRNAERSRDEAQRRNEELQRDIEQFLSRKTQAPT; this comes from the exons ATGTCTCTGAAACTACCTCGCAACTGGGACTTCAGCACCTTCAAGGCTGAGACAGGTCGGATAG CACGATCCAGGACTGTGGTACCTGGAGAGGGAGGCACCGGGCCGGGCTCGCCGCGATCCCCCAGGTCCATGGAGAGGCCGCTGAAGGCCGGCTGGCTCAAGAAACAACAGAGGTCTTTGGTGAAGAACTGGCAGCAGCGTTACTTTGTGCTGAGAGGCAGCACACTGACCTACCACAAAGATGACAAGGAGACCACTGTCCAG GGAGTCATTCAGCTACGTATCTGTAAAGTTAACGAACTCCCTCCGAACTCAGACGACCCTGGGAAGTACCTGTTCGAGATCATACCAC GAAAaacaggagacagagagcgaggtCCATATGTGTTCATGGCAAACTCCCAGAGTGACATGGAGGAGTGGGTCCGCTCTATACGCAGAGTCATCGGACTACCGACCAGTGGAG TGTTTGGAAAGAGTCTCATGGACACTGTGACGTATGAGCAACGTTTCGGGCCTCACATGGTACCGATCCTGGTGCAGAAGTGTGTGGAGTTCATTAAAGAACACGGTCTGAATGAGGAGGGCATCTTCCGCCTGCCGGGGCAGGACAACGCCGTCAAACAGTTCAGAGACGCCTTCGATGCTGGAGAGAGGCCGTCCTTCCCCAG TGACACAGATGTCCACACAGTGGCGTCACTTCTCAAGCTGTACCTGAGGGAGCTGCCAGAGCCTGTGGTGCCCTGGACTCAGTACCAAGACTTTCTGGACTGTACCAACCAGCTGGACTGCAGCAACACAgac GCTTGGGAAAAGTTGGAGAAACAAATCTCTCTTCTCCCCAGAATCAACTACAACCTTCTGAGTTATGTGTGCCG GTTTTTGTTTGAGGTGCAGCAACACTCCAAGGTGAACAAGATGAATGTGGAGAACTTGGCTACAGTGATGGGGATCAACCTGCTGAAACCTCAGATGGAAGATCCCATCGATGTGATGAAGG CGACTCCTCAGATCCAGAAGCTGATGACAGTGATGATCAGACAGCATGAGACACTGTTTCCTGTCTCCAAAGACGTgcttccctcccccccctccaaaaAGGCAGAGAGCCAGAAGAACACTCCCCGAAGCTTCGTGGGTTGGGAGTCTGCAGAG ATGGGTGATGCATCTCTGTCTGAGTCtccagaagaggaggaggacgctgACAGTCCAGGCCCAGACAAAGGGAACTGCAGCTCCCAAATCCAAGTCTTACATTCCACAGACGACTGGCATGGAAGTCCCCGGAAACGCACCCAGACCCTGCCCACCTTCACCTGCCCCCTCACCGGGATGGCAGCTAAGGCCGATGCACTCAACCGGTGGAGTCGCAtccaggaggtggtggaggagaagagcgaGACATTGTCAGAGGACATTTTTAGGATCCTGGACCTCCGGAGCTCAGGATCATTGTTCGGGGGGTCTCAGTTGAGTAAGAAGAAGGGGGAGCCTACGCTCACGTCCCGCAGAGGAAGCGACAGCACAGGTTCTTCAAAAGATGTCTCCCAGAAACCTGACACCGAGTCCCATCCTACCAAGGTGCTGTCCCATCAGAAGAGTGTGGAGACCCTGCCAGTGGGTGGTTCAGGTCAGGAGGTCGACAGCAAGACTGAGCTGAAGAAAGACGACCAGCCTCTTATAGACAG TGTGCAGCAGAAGAACCAGGAGCTGAAGGCCTCAGTGGCAGAGCTCCAGTCGGCTCTGGAGGCAGAGCGCCGCCGTGTGGCCGCTCTGGAGATCTGTCTGAGAAATGCAGAGCGCAGTCGAGACGAGGCCCAGAGACGCAACGAAGAGCTGCAAAGAGACATTGAGCAGTTCCTCAGCAGAAAGACTCAGGCTCCCACCTAG